The DNA segment ACGCGGATCGTCAAGCGCTGGCACGAAAATTCGGCGCCACCGACATCGTCGAGGAGCGTGGCGGCGACGGCGTCGCGGCGGTCAAACGGCTTACCGGAGGGCTCGGCGCGCACAGCGTCGTCGAGGCGGTCGGCACGTACGAGTCGATGACACAGGCCATCCACTCGACCCGTCCCGGTGGTCACGTCGGCTATGTCGGCGTCACGCACGGCGTGCGGTTGGACGGCATGGACCTGTTCTTCTCCGGCGTCCACCTGCACGGCGGTCCCGCTCCGGTCCGGCGGTTCCTGCCGGAGCTGGTCGAGCTGGTCATGGTCAGCGAGATCGATCCCGGTGCGGTGTTCGACCTGACGCTTCCGCTCGACGACGCGGCCGCGGCCTACCAGGCGATGGACGAGCGCCGTGCCAGCAAGGTGTTGTTGACCGTGTAGTTCTCACGGTGTCGAGCGCCATGGCGTGAAGCGATCGACACCGGAGATTTACCCATGCGTGACGAACCGAACCTTTCCCGCGTCCACCATTCTTTCGCAGCAGGCCAAGGCGAAAACGGGAGGACGATCACGGATGGGGTTTCTCGGCGTACGGCTGGCGGATCGCCGCGACGAGGCGGTGGCCGCGGTGCTCGCCGGTGCCGTCGTGGTGATCCTCGGTTTCGCGTCCGGTCTCGGCATTCCGGTGGCCGGCACCGACCAGCCGGCGGCCGCGGGTCCGGCCGCGCCACCGCCAGCCCACCCCGATCCTGGTACGCAGGCGCCGCCCGCCGGTGCCGGCTCGGTCGGCGGCGGAGGCGGTGGTACGCCGTCAGGCGGCGGCGTCGTCACCGGGCCAAAGCCGAGCCCGACGCCATCGACCGGCCCGACCACGCCGGACCAACCGACGCCGAGTCCGAGTCCGCCGGTTTCCTGTCCCCCGGGCCTGATCGGCGGCCTGCCAGTGGTCGGCCCGCTGGTGGCCACCTCGCCGACGCCAGGCCCCGTCCCGTCGTTGCTCGGCGACCTGCCGATCGTCGGTCCCCTTGTCACGCCGGGAAAACCGGGAGTCCTGAGCTGTCCGGTCGGCGTCCTGGTCGGCCCGAGTTGCTGCGCCACCGCGACCACCACCGGAAAGCAGCTCGTCCCGTGACGCGCGACGACACGCTGCACGCGTTTGCGGTGCTGTTGCACGTGACCGGCTATCTCGCGCTGGCCATTCTCGCCGGCGGTCTGTTGTTTGTCTCGGCATTGTGGCCCGCGGGCGCGCGCGATCCGCGTACCCGGCTGATCCTGACGTCGTCGGTCGCGGTCGGCGTCGCGTCCGCGATCGGTACGGTCCTGCTGGCGGCTCAGTACGCGACCAGCGGTCCGGCGATCGAGGACGTACTCACCGCGCCTTTTGGCCGGGTCGCAGCGGCTTCCGGCCTGCTGTGGCTGCTCGCGGCGGTCGTCGTGGTGGCGGTCCTGCAGCGCGGCGAGCGAGCCGTACGGTCACTGCCGTGGCGCGCCGGCGCGCTGGCGGTCGCCTTCGGACTGCTGCGCGCCACCGGAATGTCCGGCCATTCCAACGAAACCGCCGAGGCCGGTCTGAGCATCGTCGCGGATTTCCTGCATCTGGCCGGAGTCAGCGCCTGGCTCGGCGGCCTGACGGTCCTGTCGGTCGGCCTGCTGCCGCGCCGGAGAGCCGACGAGATCGGTGACGTCGCGCCGAAATTCTCCAGGTTCGCGATGGTCTCGGTGCTGGCGATCGTCGCCTCCGGCCTGATCATGGCCTGGCAGATCGTCGGCTCAGTCGGCGCGCTCGTCGGCACCGCATACGGCCACCTGCTGCTGACGAAGCTGGCCGTCTTCGCGCTCGTCCTGCTCGCCGCGATGATGAGCAAGCACTGGGTCGAAAATCGGCTTTCCGCCGTCATCTCGCGACATGCGTCCGCCGCTGTCCGGCCGTTCGTGCTGTCGGTCGGCGCGGAGACCGTGCTGGCCGTCGCCGTGCTGGTGGCGGCGAGTGTCCTCGTCACGGCCAGTCCCGGCCACTGACCCACGTCCAGCGAAAGGAAAAAACTCACCAGTCCCGTTGTTGGTTCCGCGCAAACCAGGTGATCCGGCCGAAAGTCGCAGTCGTCCGGCGCAGCCGCGGTTTGTCAGGGACATCCGGAAAGGAGAAGGCTCACAGATGAGCCGACACGAGAAAATCGCGACGGCCAGGCGGAAACTGCCGGCGGTCGTGGCGGCAGCCGGAGTGCTCGTCGCGGTGCTGTCGCTGCTTGGCCTGCAGGCCGAGGCGGCGCGTACGGACCACTCGCGGCTGTCCGCGAACGGCAGCACCTTGGCCGCGCCCGCAACAAACCCAGCCGCGAACACGGCCGCGCGGCCGAAGGTCAGCCACTCGGTGGAGATCAAGAACTACGCGTTTTCGCCGACGTCGTTGACAGTCGCCGAGGGCGACACGGTGACCTGGACCAACCTGGACACCGCGCCGCACACGGTGACAGTGACCAGCGGACCGGTCACGTTCGACTCGGGCAACCTGCAGAAGGGACAGTCTTTCAGCTATACGTTCGGCAAAGCCGGCACGTACGCGTACTACTGTGCCGTCCATCCGGACATGAAGGCGAGCGTGACGGTCACCGGCGCGACCACTCCGCCGTCATCTCCCCCGCCGACGACCGGTCCGCCAGCCTCAGCGTCGCCGACGCCGAGCATGTCGATGCCGCCGCCGAGCAGCGGTTGCGCCGGCCTCGACGCGGCGGCACACGCCTTTCTGCAGCATTTCTACGCGGCGCATCTGGAGCCGTCGTTGGGCCAGCAGATCGGCGACATCCTCAACGTCGACCAATACGTCAAAACACACACGGTGTTGATCGAAAACATGATCAAACCGTTGGTCGGTGGCTCCGACCAGGCGTTGGCGGTGTTCCTGCAACACGTGTACGCCGCGCATCTGGAGGCCTCGCCAAACCAGCAGGTCAGCGACATCGCCAACCTCGACCAGTATGTCAAGACGCACACGGTGTTGATCGAGAACATGATCAAACCCCTGGTCGGCAGCGATCTGAGCTCCTGCTGATCCCACCTACGCGGGGTCCGGCCGGGTCGCAGCCGGTCGGACCCGGCGACCTCTCGAATGCTTCCGGAGCGCCAAAAAACATGCGAAAGCTGCTCATTCTCGCCGCGGTCTGCTGGCTGGCATTTCCGGTCACTCCGGCGGCCGCCGCGACGCATTCCGTTTCGATGCGGCAATACGCGTACGCGCCGGCCGCGCTGACCATCACGGCCGGCGACACGATCCGGTGGACGAACTACGACACGGCTCAGCATGACGTGACGATCACCAATGGGCCGGTGTCGTTTCACGGTCCGCTCATCGGCAAAGGCCAGTCGTGGACCTACACGTTCGGCACGGCCGGCACCTACTCCTACGTCTGCAGCATCCATCCAGACATGAAGGCGCGGATCGTCGTGCGTCCGAAAGCAGTCGTCAGCAGTGCCACGCCAGCACCGGCGCCAGCGCGGCCGCGGCCGTCCGCCTCAGCGTCACCGGCAGTCGTGGCGCCGAGCGCGTCGATGCCGATGGTGGCCACCCCGGCGCCGGACTCCGCGAGCTTGAGCCCGCTGCTGATCGTGGCCGGCATCTCGGTCGCGGTGGTGGTCTTCTGCCTGCTGCTGATGAGCTCTCGACCGACGCCGTCGTTCACCAGCCATCGCGAGCTGGACGACACCGCCGTGCTGCCGAAGGATGAGCGCTAGCCGCGGGATTTCATCTGATGGCTGGCGACACGGTTTGGAATGCACGGAAGTGCCTGTCCAGCGCGGGAAACTTGGGATTGCGAAGTCACAAGTAGCGTCGCGTGGAAGGCACTCCGTGGGTGAAGGGTAACAGGGTTGTCGGGTTGGTTTTGGATCCGACTCGCGAGTCGTTGGTGTCTTGGGCGGGTGGGTTGTTGCTGCGGCAGACGATCCGGGTGTCGGGCATCGAGCGGGTGTTGTCGATGGCGTTGGCGCCGTGGCGTGGGAGGCGTGCTGTCCATGATCCGGGAAAGATCATCGGCGACTTGGCGGTTGCGATCGCGCTGGGTGGGGACTGTCTGGCCGATCTTGCCGTGGTCCGTGCGCAGCCGGGGCTGTTCGGGCCGGTGGCCAGTGATCCCACGGCATCTCGCCTGGTGAGCGCGCTGGCTGCCGATATCGATGCCGTGTTGCCGGCGATTCGGTCTGCTCGCGCCCGGGCGCGGGCGGCGGTGTGGGCGGCGGCGGCCGTTGGCTGGCCGGGTGGGCAGCCGCGCGGGCGGGCAGGTGATCGTGGATATCGACGCGACGTTGGTGAGCGCGCATTCGGACAAGGAACACGCGTCAGGCACTGATAAACGCACGTTCGGGTTCGCGCCGATGTGTGTGTTCGTCGACCACGGCGAATACGGCACCGGTGAGACGTTGGTGACCCAGTTGCGCCCGGGCAACGCCTCGCCGCAGAACACGCCCGATCATATCCAGGCGCTGGATCTGGCGCTGCCCCAGCTGCCCGAAGGCGAGCGCGCGCAGGTGCTCGTCCGCGCCGATTCCGGCGCGTGTTCCAAGGCGTTCCTGCATCACATCACCGATCTGGGGTTGGAGTATTCGATCGGATTCCCGGCCCATGAAACGGTCAAAGCCGCGATGGAGGCTATCCCGCCGCAGGCCTGGAGACCGGCTGTTGACGGTGACGGCCAGCCGCGCGAGGGCGCGCAGGTCGCCGAGCTCACGCGATGGATGCCCGACCCGACCCCGGCAACCCGACCCGGTCCTCAACAATGGCCAGCCGGGATGCGGGTGATCGCCCGCCGGGAACGACCACACCCCGGCGCGCAACTACGCCTCACCGACCAGGACGGGTGGCGCATCACCTGCTTCGCCACCAACACCCACGGCCCCGGCTGGACACTGGACACACTGGAAGTACGCCACCGGCAACGAGCCCGTTGCGAGGACCGTATCCGCGCGCAGAAAGACACCGGCATGCGCAACCTGCCCTTCCACGGATACGCCCACAACCAGATCTGGCTGGAAATCGCCGCACTAGCGGCGGACTTGCTGGCCTGGACCCAAACCCTGGCCTGGGACACACACCAACCCGCCAGACGCTGGGAACCCAAACGCCTACGGCTACGCATCCTGGCCGTCGCCGGCCGCATCATCCACAGCGGCCGACGACGACGCCTACGACTACCCCGCAACTGGCCCTTCAACCACCTCATCGACAACGCCTGGAAATCCCTACAACCCAGCTAAAAACGACGAACCAACCCCACAACCAGGACCGGAGAACCGGCGACACAGCGCCGGAAACCAGCCCTGCCACAAACAAACACACAGACCCCACAACCAGCCAAACAGTCACTCAACTCCCACGCGAAAGATCGAGGCTAGGGCCTGTCTCCATATTCCGCGGGGCGATAGCCGAGCCGCTGTCACATCTTTCTCGGGCCGCCTGACGTTTGGATCTCGACTCTCGTCCCCCCGGAATATGGAGACAGGCCCTAAAACAATTTCCGGCCGGATCGCCGGCGAATGTTGACGCGACCGCGACCGGCGCGTACATTCACGCGGGCAATCGATTTCTCGGGTGAACCGGAGTGGTCGCATGGCGCCGATCGACCGTCGCAGTTTTCTCCGGGCCGGCATCGGGGTCGCCGCCGTCGCGATTTCCCGGCCGTTCGCCGCCGCCACACCGGCGTACGTCGGCGCCGGCGCTTTCACCAGGGTCTACGATCCGACGCCGACCGGCAGCGTGAAGCAATACATCAACGACCACACGTTCGTACGCGCGTCGACCGGCGAGTGGCACCTGTTCGGCATCACCGGCCAGATGGGGGCGATCGGCAACGAGGTCAACTTCGCGCACGCCACCGCGCCGGCACTCTATGGTCCGTGGACGCGGCAACCGT comes from the Fodinicola acaciae genome and includes:
- a CDS encoding copper resistance D family protein — its product is MTRDDTLHAFAVLLHVTGYLALAILAGGLLFVSALWPAGARDPRTRLILTSSVAVGVASAIGTVLLAAQYATSGPAIEDVLTAPFGRVAAASGLLWLLAAVVVVAVLQRGERAVRSLPWRAGALAVAFGLLRATGMSGHSNETAEAGLSIVADFLHLAGVSAWLGGLTVLSVGLLPRRRADEIGDVAPKFSRFAMVSVLAIVASGLIMAWQIVGSVGALVGTAYGHLLLTKLAVFALVLLAAMMSKHWVENRLSAVISRHASAAVRPFVLSVGAETVLAVAVLVAASVLVTASPGH
- a CDS encoding cupredoxin domain-containing protein is translated as MSRHEKIATARRKLPAVVAAAGVLVAVLSLLGLQAEAARTDHSRLSANGSTLAAPATNPAANTAARPKVSHSVEIKNYAFSPTSLTVAEGDTVTWTNLDTAPHTVTVTSGPVTFDSGNLQKGQSFSYTFGKAGTYAYYCAVHPDMKASVTVTGATTPPSSPPPTTGPPASASPTPSMSMPPPSSGCAGLDAAAHAFLQHFYAAHLEPSLGQQIGDILNVDQYVKTHTVLIENMIKPLVGGSDQALAVFLQHVYAAHLEASPNQQVSDIANLDQYVKTHTVLIENMIKPLVGSDLSSC
- a CDS encoding cupredoxin domain-containing protein, whose protein sequence is MRKLLILAAVCWLAFPVTPAAAATHSVSMRQYAYAPAALTITAGDTIRWTNYDTAQHDVTITNGPVSFHGPLIGKGQSWTYTFGTAGTYSYVCSIHPDMKARIVVRPKAVVSSATPAPAPARPRPSASASPAVVAPSASMPMVATPAPDSASLSPLLIVAGISVAVVVFCLLLMSSRPTPSFTSHRELDDTAVLPKDER